The sequence ACGAGCCAGAAATATAATCAAATCTTGTGGAAAATCGGAAATATGGTCTTTATGTGTATAATAAAAATGTCGGCACTAATCAAATGAGCCACTGGCCTATTTGACCGAAAAGGCAAAGGATTCGGCGACTTTATCTGCTATCCTATTGACTATCGTAAGGTTAAATCATTCGGTCACCTAAAGGGCAATCGAAATATCTGTAGATTGGGCGGTCAGAAGGGTAAGCCGGCGGGTTGCCGAGGGGTATGCCCTCCGGCCTGCCCCCTGGCTTGCTGACCGGCTTGCCTGTTAGACGGCTGAGGATGTCAGGGGAGCCGATAGTTAAAGGAAAAGTATAATTGAGTTGATTACAGATTATCTATTAAAAAAAACGTCTGGATGGGTCATCAAAACTGAACGGTAAAGAATATGCTTATCTTTAATTTACACAATTTCAATCAACATCGACAATATCTCTTTGAAGCGTTGTCCAAAATTAATTTAGCGGTTGATTTCTGCTATTTAGAAAAAATCGAGACCCTGCATTTAGTTCGTGGTCACAGAAAAAAATGTGTCTTATCTGTGTTTATCTACGACCAAAGGCTTACTTGCTGATATTTTTACACTTAATACCGAATTAACTAATTTATTGATGCGTGTTTGTGCGGTCGGCTCATTTACCATCGATTCGATTGGAAAAGTTGTCTCTTCAAGGATTGTTACATCTTGAAATCCACTCTTTTTTATTATCTCAATATATTTTTTCTTTCTTGTGGCGCCAGATAAGCAACTGAGATAACCTTCAACCGAATTCTTAATTACCGTGGGAAGTTCTTTTTCTAACATTATATCTGCAACTATTATTTTTCCACCTGGTTTCAGGACTCGAAAAGCTTCTTGGAATACTTTCCTTTTATTAGGCGAAAGATTAATCACACAATTGGAAATTATGACATCTATTGAATTATCCGCAACCGGCAAGTTTTCAATTTCTCCGAGACGAAACTCAACATTTTTATAGCCACCTTTTTGCGCATTTGTTCGTGCTTTCTCGATCATCTCAGGAGTCATATCGACTCCGATGACCTTACCTTTCATTCCGACTTTTCTCGCAGCCAGCAACACATCCAATCCGGCACCTGAGCCAAGGTCGAGTACCACATCACCTCTTTTTATTGATGCGAAAGCAAGTGGATTTCCACATCCCAGACTGAGATTAGCATCTTTGGGAACTGCTCGTATTTCTTTTTCGGTATACCCAATCTTTTTACTAATATCTAATGCACTAACTGTTTTGCAACAAGATTGAGTTAAAGCACAACAGGAAGAATTCTCTTTAGCAATTTTAGCATATCTTTGACGGACAATCTTTTTTATTTCGTTCGTCTTTTTCATTTTCTTAATTCTTCAAATTAGTATCGCACCAAAAAAGAGTTTTTAATGCGTTGTTCGTTATGTTTAAGCAGTCACAATTATTGAACTGCCTTTTTTTGTAATCGTTCCCATCGTTGGTTCACTTCATTCTGAAATGCTTCCAGAAGATATTTGTTCTCAGGTTTAAACAAATGTCGGAACCGGTCTTGCCCTTTCAACCACTCTTCGACCGGTCTTTTTTCTTTTGGGATATAATTGATTTTATAAGAGCCGCCTTCCCATTCATACAATGGCCAGAAACAAGTTTCGACAGCGAGTTTCGCCATTTCAATTGTTTTGGCTGAAGGGTAACCCCAACCTAATGGACAAGGAACTAAAACATTAATAAAACTTGAACCTTGAATTGAGAGCGCTTTACGAACTTTATTGGCTAAATCATTCCAATTCCAGACTGTTGCTTGTGCTGCATAGGGGATATCATGTGCAATCATTATTTCAACAATATCTTTACGCCATCGGAGTTTACCGGGTTGAACTTTTCCCACGGGTGATGTTGTGGTATGTGCTCCCAGTGGTGTTGCTGATGACCGTTGGATTCCAGTATTCATATAGGCTTGATTATCTAAACAAACATATAAGAAGCGGTGATTCCTTTCCACAGCACCGGATAGCGCTTGGAAACCAATATCATAAGTTCCACCGTCACCGCCAAAAGCAATAAAATTAATATTTTCGGTTATTTCACCCCGGCGTTTAAATGTATTATATGCGGCCTCAATTCCGGAGATGGTGGCTGCAGCATTTTCAAAGGCATTATGAAACATTGGTACCTGCCAGGCAGTATGCGGATATATTGTTGAAACAATCTCTAAACATCCAGTCGGCATTACGCAGACTACGGGTTTGATTGCCGCCAGTAAGACTTGTCTTACTGCTAAGACTTCACCACAGCCAGTACAAGCCCTGTGACCTGGTGAAAACAATTCCGGTTCTTTAGCAAGTTCTTTAATTGATGGCATTATTACCTCACTCTCATTGCTGACATTTCATAAAAAGTGTTTTATCTATTAGCATTATTGTTCACTCTTTCTTTGGCAAGTCCATTAATTGACAGCATTATTAACTTGCCTTCGTTTTGACATCTGATATAAAATTCTCTAACTATTTGCATTATTTATCTTACTCCAATATACGACACTTCATCTTTTATTTTGCCCGTTTCTTTAATTTGGAACAACTCATCAAACACCATTTTAATATCATCTTGAGATATTTCACGGCCTCCTAATCCATAAACATAAGATGGCGTCAGTGGTTTTGGGTTTATGTTATAAAGTGCAGCCCGAACCTCGGTTGCTAATGGACTGATATAGGAATTCATCGATTCCACACGGTCTAAGATACCGACTACTTTAAATTTCTTAAAGATTTCTGCCATTTTTTTATAGAGCAATGGTCGGAAAATGCGTAATTTGACGACCCCAACTTTTTTGCCTTGTTCTCGTAACTCATCAACTACAATTTTTGCTGTGCCGACAGTTGAGCCCATTGCTAAGATAACGATTTCAGCATCTTCGGTCCGATACTCATCAATCACCGGGTATTTTCTACCAAATTTCTTAGCATATTCTTCAATTACATCTTCAATAATTGGTAATACTTGTCTCATGCCTTCGGCTTCAGCCCGTTTGTGTTCAAAATAGGAATCAGTAAGACACGCTGGACTAACCGTAATTGGATTTTTGACATCTAAAAGCGAATAATTGGGCTTAAATTTACCGACAAAATTGCGAACCTCAACATCTTCTAATACTTCTATTCGTTCCATACAATGAGAGAGAATAAATCCATCAATGGCGACAATTACAGGGAGAAAAGCTTTTTCCGCGATCTTTACTGCTTGAATCACACTGTCATAACCTTCTTGGGAACTTTCACAAAAAATTTGAATCCAACCCGAATCGCGCGACGCCACTGAATCAGAATGGTCGCAATGAATATTCAATGGTGAGGATAATGAACGGGAAGCAACGCACATCACTATCGGCAATCTCAAACCAGAAGCAATAAATAACATCTCATGCATTAAAGCCAGTCCTTGTGACGCAGTTGCGGTCATTGCTCGGGCACCAGCAGCCGCAGCGCCAATGCACGCGCTCATTGCTGAATGTTCTGATTCCACTGGAATATATTCTGTATCGACCAACCCATCTGCAACAAAACTGGAAAAGATTTGGACAATTTCAGTTGATGGTGTAATCGGGTATGCGGCGACAACATCAGGATTACATTGTTTCATCGCATACGCCATTGCTTCGTTGCCAGTTTTGGCGACAATCATTTTCGCTCCTTTATCATTTGATTTAGTCGCACAATCATTCTGAACAATGCAAAGCATTCGTAATCCCTGTTAGAAGCATCCATTGCATTCCTATAGGCAAAAGAATAGAATGTGGTTGGAACACTAATCATTTTTTCTCCTTTTCCATTGTAATGGCTTGAACTTTTTTCGGGCAAACTTCAGCACAGATGCCACAGCCTTTACAATAATCATAATTGATTCCTTGATGTTTTCCGTCTTTTAAGATAATTGCGGCATCTGGACAATAAATCCAGCAGGTCAGACAATTGATACATTTTTCTTTATGCCATACTGGCCGGAAACTACGCCAGGCACCAGTTTTATTTTCTAAAATTGCCTTGGTGTCTGTTAAAATTGCTCCGCAAGGCAGTTCTTTCCAAGATTTTAATTTAGCCATATTTTTGCTCCATATTATGAGTACAACGATAAACAATCCCGACAAAAATTTTATCACTCCATTCGGTTGTCATCGTGATAATGATTTCTCTTAACATTCAGATTTTACTTCTTCGTAAGCACGTCTAATTGATTCCAAATTTCCTTTAATAATCTCATCGCGACCACGAAACTTAGCACTCAATTTATGTTTAATTGACTCCATCATCGTGTCATAATTAAAAATTCCAGTGACTTTTACTAAAGCACCGAGCATCGGTGTATTAGGTACATCCCGACCTATTGTCTCTAAAGCAATTTTGGAAGCATTAACACAGTATATCTTAATTTTGCGATTATCTAAATTATAATGTTTTTTTAGTTGTTCTGGAGTTTCTTCGGTATTAACCAACAAAATACCGTCTTCTTTGAGTCCGTCAACAACATTAGCAACTTCTATCAGAGTAGGGTCTAAAACTACGACAATATCTGGTTCTTTGATGCCGGCGTGCGTTCGAATCTCTTTATCCGATAATCGGTTAAAAGCAACGACTGGTGCACCCATTCGTTCCGGTCCGTATTCAGGAAATGCTTGAATATACATTCCGGTTTCCAAGGCAGCTTCGCCAAACAAGAGCGCGGCGGTTTTGGCACCCTGACCACCGCGACCATGCCAGCGAATCTCTAATAATTTTTTACAAACATTAGTTGTCATTTTATACTCCTGTAATTCAAAATTTAGTAACATTCATCATAAGACTTTTTTCAGAAAAAAAGAAGATATAGCCATTTTTTAGGCATATGGGATTATTTGTAATTTGTTAGGTGTAGTATCTCCTTCCGAATTCATCTCATATTTAAGATACGAATCTATTTAGCGTCTAATCTATTTCTATTATTGTCCATTCTAATATTCTTACTATTTAGGTGATTGAGTCCAAATCGTTTTCAAATTTGCTCTTTCAATTGCCATAACAACTGACGGTGATTTCGCTTGCGAACGGTGAGGGGTATTTTTAGGTAACAGATAACCTTCACCTTGTTTAAGTTTAACTGTCTCGTTTTCCAGTTCGATTTCAATTTCACCGCTAATTACAAAGAAGATTTCGTCGCCGTCGTGTTTATGGAACTTATATTGTCCATGGAATAAAGCCAGCAAAATATGGAAACCATTCATCCGGGCAACTTCAATTGGTTCCCATGGTGTAGTCAACTTCTGGGCTAAACTTGCAAAATCAATTTTGGGCATAACAATAAATTTTACAATAAAATATCAGTTTGTCAATTGTAAAAGAGTCATAGGTAAAAAACTTCTTAAGGTATAAAATTACGGATTTTTCCTGATTAATCTTGTAACCCTTGGGTTGATTAGCGGCTAAAAGATTTAGCATCTTTATTAGTAAAAATTAAATTTTGTAAAATTTTTGCCTGATGCTTGACTATTCTGAAAGTTTAATTATAATAATCTATCTCATATGAAAATCAAACTCTCTGCTTCAATTATTATATTGTTAATAACATCTATTTTAGTCTTTTTCCTTGACCAAATAACCAAGATTTTTGTATCTACTTATTTAACAGTACATACACCAGTCAGAGTCTTAGGTGATTTTGGTCGTTTAGTCTTAACCTACAATAAGGGGATTATCTTTGGTATTCCAGTTCGTAGTCACATCATTTATTATGTTCTTCCTTTTGCCGTTGTCTTTATTGTCATCTATTTTGCTATAAAAAATAAAACCAAATTCTTTTCCGTGGCGTATGGATTAATCTTAGGAGGTGCATTGGGAAATCTGTTAGACCGGATTCGGTTGGGCTATGTCATTGATTTTATTGATATTGGTATCAAACATCTTCGCTGGCCAACTTTTAATATCGCCGATGCTACCTTAGTCATTGGTCTTATAATGATAATTGCTAAAGAAGTCTTGCAACCCAAACCACAAACAACAACTACTGCGACTAAAGTTTTATTAACTAAGAATGAATCCCAAGATGACACATAATTGAACAAGGAAGTTTAGTAAATTTGAGTTGTGAGTTGAAACATTGAGTTTTCAATAGAGATGGAAGTATACTTAAATAACAACGCAACGACAAAAGTTGACCCTGAGGTTTTACAAGCAATGCTTCCTTATTTACAAGAGAATTATGGCAACCCTTCTAATCTCCATTCATTTGGCAGAGAAGCCCGAGAAGCATTAGAACAAGCCCGAGAAGAAGTTGCCAATTTTATTAAAGCAAAACCCGAAGAAATCTATTTTACTTCTGGTGGCACAGAATCGAATAATTGGGCAATAAAAGGCATTTTACGAGCGAATTTTAATAAAGGCAATCATATTATTGTCTCCTCGATTGAACATAAATCAGTTCTTCAGCCAGTTGAGTTTTTAGAAAAGATGCGTTATATTGAAACAACCTATCTAAGTGTTGACCAATATGGTTTAGTCGACCCAGACGAACTTACACGCGTAATTTCCCAAAACACAATTTTAGTCTCGGTAATGCATTGTAATAATGAAGTTGGTACAATTCAACCCATAAAAGAACTATGTGACATTGCTCATAAAAATGGGGTCTATTTTCATACGGATGCGGTTGCTTCCGCAGGACAAATCCCTTTAGATGTAAATGAACTCGGAGTTGACTTATTAACTATCTCCGCACATAAAATTCATGGTCCTAAAGGGATTGGCGCATTATATATTAGAGAAGGAACTAAGATTGAAAGAATTATCTATGGCGGTGAACAGGAAAGAGAGATGCGTGCTGGAACAGAAAATGTTCCTGGTATTGTTGGATTTGGTAAGGCAACTGTCATTGCCCAAACCGAATTTGAAAAGAACACACCACAAAAAATTGCCTCTTTACGCGATTATTTTGAAGAAGCAATAACGAGTCAAATTCCTGATGTAAAAGTTAATGGCCATCCAACTCTACGGTCTTGTAGTATCTCAAACCTATCCTTTGCTAATGTTAATAATAGAGAATTAATTGAGAGATTAGATAAATACGGAATTAAGGTATCTGCTGGTTCGGCTTGTGAAACGAGCAAGAATTTAACATCTCATGTGTTAAAAGCAATGAAGATTGAAAGCAAATATCTCGACTCGCAAGTGCGTTTTGGCTTAAGCAAATATACGACTAAAGAAGAAATTGACTATACGATTGATATATTAGTAAAATTAGTTAAAAGCAATGAATCTTGAGAGCAAATATCTTTACTCACAAGTTCGCTTTGGCTTACGGAAATATCCAACTAAACAGGAAATTGATTATACGATAGAAATTTTAATAAAATTAGTCCAAGAACCCAGTTGTATATGAAATACTGTAA is a genomic window of candidate division WOR-3 bacterium containing:
- the arsM gene encoding arsenite methyltransferase, giving the protein MKKTNEIKKIVRQRYAKIAKENSSCCALTQSCCKTVSALDISKKIGYTEKEIRAVPKDANLSLGCGNPLAFASIKRGDVVLDLGSGAGLDVLLAARKVGMKGKVIGVDMTPEMIEKARTNAQKGGYKNVEFRLGEIENLPVADNSIDVIISNCVINLSPNKRKVFQEAFRVLKPGGKIIVADIMLEKELPTVIKNSVEGYLSCLSGATRKKKYIEIIKKSGFQDVTILEETTFPIESMVNEPTAQTRINKLVNSVLSVKISASKPLVVDKHR
- a CDS encoding thiamine pyrophosphate-dependent enzyme, translated to MMPSIKELAKEPELFSPGHRACTGCGEVLAVRQVLLAAIKPVVCVMPTGCLEIVSTIYPHTAWQVPMFHNAFENAAATISGIEAAYNTFKRRGEITENINFIAFGGDGGTYDIGFQALSGAVERNHRFLYVCLDNQAYMNTGIQRSSATPLGAHTTTSPVGKVQPGKLRWRKDIVEIMIAHDIPYAAQATVWNWNDLANKVRKALSIQGSSFINVLVPCPLGWGYPSAKTIEMAKLAVETCFWPLYEWEGGSYKINYIPKEKRPVEEWLKGQDRFRHLFKPENKYLLEAFQNEVNQRWERLQKKAVQ
- the porA gene encoding pyruvate ferredoxin oxidoreductase; this encodes MIVAKTGNEAMAYAMKQCNPDVVAAYPITPSTEIVQIFSSFVADGLVDTEYIPVESEHSAMSACIGAAAAGARAMTATASQGLALMHEMLFIASGLRLPIVMCVASRSLSSPLNIHCDHSDSVASRDSGWIQIFCESSQEGYDSVIQAVKIAEKAFLPVIVAIDGFILSHCMERIEVLEDVEVRNFVGKFKPNYSLLDVKNPITVSPACLTDSYFEHKRAEAEGMRQVLPIIEDVIEEYAKKFGRKYPVIDEYRTEDAEIVILAMGSTVGTAKIVVDELREQGKKVGVVKLRIFRPLLYKKMAEIFKKFKVVGILDRVESMNSYISPLATEVRAALYNINPKPLTPSYVYGLGGREISQDDIKMVFDELFQIKETGKIKDEVSYIGVR
- a CDS encoding 4Fe-4S binding protein, with amino-acid sequence MAKLKSWKELPCGAILTDTKAILENKTGAWRSFRPVWHKEKCINCLTCWIYCPDAAIILKDGKHQGINYDYCKGCGICAEVCPKKVQAITMEKEKK
- a CDS encoding 2-oxoacid:acceptor oxidoreductase family protein; this encodes MTTNVCKKLLEIRWHGRGGQGAKTAALLFGEAALETGMYIQAFPEYGPERMGAPVVAFNRLSDKEIRTHAGIKEPDIVVVLDPTLIEVANVVDGLKEDGILLVNTEETPEQLKKHYNLDNRKIKIYCVNASKIALETIGRDVPNTPMLGALVKVTGIFNYDTMMESIKHKLSAKFRGRDEIIKGNLESIRRAYEEVKSEC
- a CDS encoding cupin domain-containing protein, which codes for MPKIDFASLAQKLTTPWEPIEVARMNGFHILLALFHGQYKFHKHDGDEIFFVISGEIEIELENETVKLKQGEGYLLPKNTPHRSQAKSPSVVMAIERANLKTIWTQSPK
- the lspA gene encoding signal peptidase II, with translation MKIKLSASIIILLITSILVFFLDQITKIFVSTYLTVHTPVRVLGDFGRLVLTYNKGIIFGIPVRSHIIYYVLPFAVVFIVIYFAIKNKTKFFSVAYGLILGGALGNLLDRIRLGYVIDFIDIGIKHLRWPTFNIADATLVIGLIMIIAKEVLQPKPQTTTTATKVLLTKNESQDDT
- a CDS encoding cysteine desulfurase, which translates into the protein MEVYLNNNATTKVDPEVLQAMLPYLQENYGNPSNLHSFGREAREALEQAREEVANFIKAKPEEIYFTSGGTESNNWAIKGILRANFNKGNHIIVSSIEHKSVLQPVEFLEKMRYIETTYLSVDQYGLVDPDELTRVISQNTILVSVMHCNNEVGTIQPIKELCDIAHKNGVYFHTDAVASAGQIPLDVNELGVDLLTISAHKIHGPKGIGALYIREGTKIERIIYGGEQEREMRAGTENVPGIVGFGKATVIAQTEFEKNTPQKIASLRDYFEEAITSQIPDVKVNGHPTLRSCSISNLSFANVNNRELIERLDKYGIKVSAGSACETSKNLTSHVLKAMKIESKYLDSQVRFGLSKYTTKEEIDYTIDILVKLVKSNES